The genome window GGATTCCTGCCCCCTCCCCGTTCTCCTTCGCTTCGCTCCGGAGCCGGGGTTTCCCCCGCTGCAAAAGCCGATAAAACTTACAGGGCTAACGCAAATCGTTTCCAGAAGATCTCACCCTGTGACCGGTTACCATTTTTGTATTTGATCAAGGAGTGGCCGTCCCGCGATCAAATACACATTTTCCCGTAGTCCGTGGTAGTCATGAATTCGTACAGAATTGTATTTATGGGTACTCCTGAATTTGCAGTTCCGGCACTGAAGGCCTTGATTGAGGGTCCGAATCGGGTGGTGGCCGCAGTAACCCGGCCCGACAGGCCCAGGGGCCGGGGCAGGAAGTTGAGCCCTTCTCCGATAAAGGTCCTGGCGGAAAGGGCGGGTATTGCCGTGCTCCAGCCCGAGGAAACCCGCTCCCCGGAGTTCCTGAATCAGGTTCGGGACCTTGCGCCTGACCTTCTGGTCGTTGCTGCCTACGGCCTGATACTTCCTCAGGAGCTGCTTGATATCCCGCGGATAATGCCTGTCAACGTCCACGGCTCCCTTCTCCCCAGGTATCGAGGGGCGGCACCGATACAGTGGGCCATTATACAAGGGGATACCGAGACCGGCGTAACCATTATGGAGATGGATGCCGGGATGGACACCGGCCCCATACTCCTTCAGGAGACCCTGACCATCGGGCCGGAGGAGACCTTCGGCGAGCTCTATGAGCGTATGGCAGAGCTGGGGGCCGGACTGCTTGTGCAGGCACTGGAAGAGCTGCACAAGGGCACTTTAAAACCAAGACCCCAGCCCGAAGAAGATGCAAGCTACGCCCCTCCCATCAAGCCTGAGATGGCAAGGCTGGACTGGTCTCAGCCTGCAATGCGTATTTCATGTATGGTCCGGGCCCTTGATCCGAGACCAGGGGCCTATACCCTTTGGAATGGTCAGCGTCTGAGACTCTACAGGCCATTTGTTGTGGATATGGAGGCCGGGGATATGGAGCCCGGCACGGTCTGCCGTGCCGGAGAGGACGGCGTGGTGATTACTGCAGGAAAGGGCTGTCTGGGTATCAGGGAGCTTCAGTGGCCCGGGAAGAGGCGTATGCCCTGCGCGGAATTCCTGAGGGGCAGGCCGGTTCCCGTTGGTGCAAGGTTTGAGTCATGATTTTTTTATGAGAATTATCTACACAGCAGCCTACAACAGCAGTTTCTGGTAAGCGGATAAATCCGGATGGCTTTCTTGGGAAGCAAGGGTTTGTGTTGACGTTCCAGCTTTCCCTATCCCTTCGTTCGGCCAATGATCAGGAGGACAGATTACAAATGAAAAAGGTTGCGATGCAACATGTCTAATATTATTATTAATTTAGATTTAGCATCTAGACAGGAGGCGTCAAGTTGTCGTTAGCTCAGTGGTCGCTTCAAAATGCAAAAAACAAGTTCAGTGCCGTGGTTGAGGCAGCAAAACAGGGTAAGCCACAGGTGGTTACTGAGCGTGGCGTGCCTGCTGTAGTTGTTATTTCATTTGAGGATTTTGCCAAGTTCCGGCATGCGGAAAAAATGGCTGTGCCATCGTTCAATGAACATCTCCTTAATATGCCAACTGACGAAGGTGAGTTTGAGCGTAGTGAGGTTTTTTTGAGGGAAGTCGCGTTGTGAGTTTTTTGGTCGATACGGTGGTTCTTTCAGAACTTAGGGAGAAAAATCGGGACAGGAGTGTTGTACGCTGGTTTAAGGATGCCCTTGCGTATGATCTTTTTTTGAGCGTGGTCACAATTGGTGAGGTGGAAAAGGGGATATCCAACCATAGAAAAAAGAATCCGGCATTTGCAAGAAAGCTGGAAGACTGGCTTTCCAATATCTTTTTGTATTACAGTGACAGGATTCTTCCTGTCGATATTAATATAGCGCGTCGCTGGGGGAGACTGAGTGAAGAACTTGGTCATTCAGGAGCGGATCTGTTGATCGCGGCAACTGCTCTTGAGCATGGATTAACAGTAGTCAAGCAAAATACCAGGCATTTTGAGCCCACAGGGGCTTTAGTTTTGAACCCCTGGCTAACAGACTGACAGGTGACGTTGCCAAATAATTCAAATAAACCACGGGGGAAGCAAAAACAGGAATTGGTCTATCCGCTTGACTCTCGTGTATACTTGTATCCCGTTATTCCGGATGAGGCTTGGGGACGGGGGATAAGAACTTGGAGTTGTCCATGTGGGTCTAAAAGGAATTTTTCAATTCAACCATTTAAGGAAAGCAGGATGTTTATCCAACGTATCAAAAATATAGCCAGCCGTTTTTTCAAAGCAGACACTGCAAATCAGGATAAGAAAGACTCGTTCTGTGTCATGCCTTGGAAGCACATGCATATCAATAACAACGGCTCGATCAGATTGTGCTGCCAGACTCCCTGGCTGCTCGACGATCATCGAAAGCCCTTGACCGTGTATTCATAGACGGTCAAGGGCTTTGGCCGCCAAACGACTGAAAGACTATGCCGAGTCCGACTGCCGTGAAGAGAACAAGAACCAGGTCATGACCTTGGCGCGTGAACTGTACATGAAAGGCGACACCATCAACAAAGACGCGCTGGAAAAATTCATGCTCTTTACCAATGATCTGGATAAATCACGAAATCAAAATTTTGGCAAATTATACAAAGAAATGACGTCACTCATGGAAGAAGACGGTATGAGTTGGAAAAGCAAAACCCTTTACGCAGCTTAATTAGTGACGTCGATAAACTGTATGCAAACAATAAGTCGCTAAATCGGTATAAAAAAAATGACTGGCCTCAATTTCCACAAACCTGAGTTGACCTGATTATGCTGATTGACAAGGAATTTTTAGCAAAACCTGATGATTTGCTGATCTTTGTTCATATTCCGAAATGTGCGGGTATGTCGATGTTTAACACTATGGTCAGAGCCTATGGTGAGGACCATATACTGGCACCCTACAGCGATGAAGACCTGCGGGATTATGAGAACTCCAAGAAAGAGGCGACGAATCTAGCGCCGTACCGGGCATTACTGGCGCACCTCCCTTACGGTGAGCACGAACATTTTAGGCGACGTGGTGTTTATGTCACCCTGGTTCGTGATCCGGTTGACCGTTTTCTGTCTCTTTATGCCTGGATAAAAAATCACCCCGAACACTGGCTTTACTCCATGGTTGAAAACCGCGACCTCGCTGCTTTTTGGCGCAATTACAGACAACACTATCCTTACGAGAAGCTGGGTGAACAGTGTTACTATATCTGCAGGGACGGCCGGTTCGAGGTCGCTAGGGATTACATAGACAGTAAATATCTGCTTGCAGCCCCGATCGGTGAATTCGGCCGCTTCGTCAGACTGTTGTCCGGGGTACTGAACTTCAGGTTAAAACGGTATAGGATAGCTAACAGATCTTCCGGCAAGCCGAAGATAAGTTCGCTTGAGCGAAAGCTGATAGAAGATCTGAAGACGGTCTATAGCGAGGATTTTCGATTATTCAAGTATATCTCCGACCAGTTTGGAGAGATTTGCCGGAAGTTTCGTTGTTTATGAGCAAAGCGAGGAATGACGGCGTCAGGCTTGCCCCCCAGATTTTATTTCATAGAGTACACTCCAGCGCCCATGTTTGCAGCCTGCCGGCCCTCCGCCTATGACGGTTACAGATCCTGACATATATTGCTTCCATTATATTTACTCTCTTTCAGCGTTGCCCTTTGGCCAATATTCTTGTTGCCAGGCGCGGAGCGCAGGCATCTCATAACTGCTTCTAAATAACTGTATTTATACCGCTCATCCGGTTCCAGGTATGCGCTTTCAGCCCATTCGTTCCAGGCATTCATGAAAATATACCGGTCAGAGCCTGGTTCCAGAGCCACATTCTGAACAAGTTTATTGAACCAGTACTCGAATCTTTCAGGACAGGCCCCGCGAAATACCTTCGCGCGTTTTTCATATCTTGCGGTATTGTCCCAATCTACGAATGCTCCGGGATAGGTCGGCAGGCCTCCCTCACGTTTTTTCTTAAGGATTTGCTTCCAGACAATATCGTAATCGTAGAAAGTTAATGAATTAAATAGTGAATACCTCACGGATCTCAATATATCCAGAATATTTTCCGGAAGGACTCGCAGGCTTTGCACCAGCTTGCTCTCTGCCAGGCCCCTGCCTTCAAAATCCGGGGAATAAATTGCTTCAAAAGGCTGGAATTGTACTACTGCATCGAAGTGCTTAAGTACATCGGGAACAGGAAACTCATACTGTTTTATCGCAATAAAAAAAATGCCTTTTAGCCCTCTTTGTACTGCCAGTTCCTGCCAGAAGTCGAACATATCTCCAATCTGTGATATTCTGTGAGCTCTATAAATGAGAAATACAGGTCTTTCATCTATGCATATAGCCCTTTCATCGCTCCAGGCTCTGATGAGATAATTAAAATGCGCCCGCCATCTCTCTTTATCCGGTATATGTGTCTGTTTGATTAGGATATGATGATCGAGGCCATCCCATCTGCGGGACCATGTTTCATTGGCCCAGGCCAAACAGAATCGAAAATCCAGGTCCTTTGATTCAAGAAATATGTTGGTTGGCTTCTCAAGGAGCTGCTTACCATCAAACCAGTAGTGATAATGACAAAAGCCATATAGTCCGTATGATTTTGCCAGATCGATTTGCCATCTGATAACATCCTCTTTTGATTGATCATAGTATCTATTATTTAGGGGGACTCTGGGTTGATAGTGATCCTTGAACATCGCACGGGCCTGTTTTACTCTGACCCAGTCTGTAAATCCCTTACCCCACCATTCATCATTTTCCGGAATGGCATGAAGTTGCGGAAAGTAAAAGGCGATCAGCTTTACAAAGTTATCAGAATTCATTTCCATCTTTAAATTTTTCACATCCACAATACCGTGGAGACATTAAATTATTGAACTCCTTATCTTGTGCACCCACTTTTTAACCAGACCGCTGATCCGGGTTTTTATCCTGCCAATTTTTTGTGTCTTTCCTAAACCATATTTCCCTGGTTTTTCTTGATTTTCAAACATTAGTGATATCTTTTTGCCAAGTTGCGCAAAATAATCCAGGAACTCCGGATTTCTGGCATCTTTAATCAATTCTGACACCTCATCCGGCAAATTATTTCCTACCAATAAGACACCCAATCCATAGCAGTGACTAAATTCGAAGTGTGGATGCCGGTCTTTTATGAAATCAAAGAACTCTCTCACCCCGAAATTCCTGGCCGCCACCCCTATTGTCTCATAAGTTGCATTGGTGTCGTGAAACAGGATTACTCCTCGATCCGATATCTTAGGCAGCCAGGTGTAATAATCGTTGCTGACCGCTTCATAAGTATGAGTCCCATCTATATGGAGCAGGTCGATAGACTTGTCGTTAAAGAGATTTGTTGCGTCGTTAAACTCTTGCCTAATAAGAGTACATATATCAGGATAGCGTCTGGACATATAATTGGATATTTCCCGGTAGACGCTTTCATCAAATTTTCCCATGTGTATATCGCCTTTCCAGAGATCAATGCCAAAGCACTTTGTATTCAGGCCAACTGCTTCCACCGCCTGACAAAATGCCGCAAGGGATGAGCCGCTATAAGAACCCAATTCCACAATAGCCTGTGGTCTGAGCCTCCTGACTATTTCAAAGGCAAAGGGAATGTGTCCGATCCACCACGGCGACTTCAATAGTTCCGGGGTAGTCTCGGCAAACTGGTATTTTTCAGGCTTGAATGACATTAACGTCTCAATAAAAAACTATCATAAGTGTATACACACGTTCAATAAGACAAGTGCATCGTGCCGATGCAAGAGTCTCTCTATTTTTTTTCAATAATGCCTCTGACCAGGCGCCCTACCTTCTGGGTCCGCTGTCCTACCTTCCAATAAAAACTGTCATGTATCCTCTGAATTTCTTCCCTGGCCTTTTTTAATTCTCCCCGGGCTTTTTCCAGGTTGCTTTCTTTGCTGGTGTATGCCTTTTGTAATTGTTCGAATGCCTGTTGCAGTTGATTGTATCCATTCGTTCGTTGCTTATAGGCCTGATGTACTCTATCATAGGCCTGATATGTTCTCTCATAGGCCTTTATTAATTTATTATATGATTTATGAAGCCTTATATACGGCTCTGTAAGTCCGATATCTGTGCCGATACAGAGTTCGTAACGAGCGGCTTCAGCCTTTCCAAGTTGTAATAACCGACGGTAATCATCTACCATTTCCCTTAGGGAGCGATGCGAGTAATCACTCAAATTTTTTCTTACGGCTTCAAGTTTTTCAGGCTTTTTTACCAATGCCTGAACGCTTTCTACCAGCGCCTCCTTATTCGGTTCGAAGAGAAATCCATTTACACCATTTTTGACCCGGTCTGCAAAGCTCCCCAATGAGGTGACCACGGGCGGGATTCCAAAAACCATGAGTTCGCTCAGTGTATAACTGAAAGTCTCTGGCCACACGGAAAGGAGGAGCCCGAAATCTGGGGATATCTCTTCCAGAATTCGAGGGAGATCGCCATAATCGTATTCAGCTATAATTCTGACGCAGGAATCGTCATCCAAGAAAGTAGAGACGGCATCGCCGCAGCCAACAAGATAGATGTCAATAAGCTCACATAGCTCTGGCAGCGAATTTCTTAAAAGGTCAAGCCCCTTTACCGGTTTTAGCTGACCGAGTACTACCGCTCGCATCTTCTGATGTTTGCTGGTTATTGCCGGTTCCAAGTCACGTTTTTCAATGGAAAGACCATGTGGAATGACCGTGAAGTCTGCCCGGGAAAAGCGCGAGTCCAGTGCAGACATATTTCTTTTCACTGAATCGGTGGGGGCAATCATGGTAATCGCCTGGGACTCGATCAGTTGCAGATATCTGTCGCGCAAAGTCATCCAACCCTCGTCGGAAATCGTCGGGTTTCCTTTTATCAAATCGGAATGATTTTCTGATATACAACGGTTTAATCTCTGTTCATCACACGTCCTGCAGATGCCATTGGAGTATATATTGATCGCCGGGCAAAATGGATAGTAATCATGGCATATGATAATGGTCTTCTTTCCGGTATTTAGCGCGTCTAAAGAATGGCCGACAAGGGACGAGACCAAGACTGCATCTATGCTGAATTCACGAATGATTCGTTGAATTATGCGCTGGTATTCCAGGTGTGCGATTGAAGAAGAATAGATCGGAATCGAAAGGTCCCAGGTTCTGACAGGATAGGTATCGCTAATGTCGGTAAACAGCGACAACTTGTGACCAAAGACCCTTGAGCTGCCAACTGATTTCAGTACCATGTTAATGCTATCCTCAGCGGCAGATGTGTAGTCACGGACCCATTTTTCTATCCCCCCGCCCCAGCTATGCATTATATGAAGCTGAACAGGTTTTGGCTCCAGCCCCGGCATAGAGGAAAAGCAGGCCTCTTTCCTGATGCTTTCCCCAACGGCATAGCGAATATAGGTAAGGAGGTGTCCATCTGCTACGGCCTTTTCCACATCATCCAGATCATTCCCGTCGGTTTGCCCGGTCCCTGTCCGGGAATCATTGTTTAATCGGCCTACATATAAATGGTCACAGATTACATTCAGCCTGCCGGCAGCCCGGATCCGTTTTGCCAGCCAAGTCCCCGAAAGCCCTTTGCCGGTTGCCAGCAGTTCATCAAGATTGTTTATCTCTTTCAATGCATCTGCACGAATATAGAAACAGCCTTCAAAAAAACCTGGAATCTCATAATAGACGCGATGCCCAAGGCAATAGGCCGTGCGGTCTATATCATCTGTTATGTGTTGCCTTGTCACAGGCAGGGTCTGAGAATCAAGGAGCGAAAAAAGGGGAGATGAATCACACATGGGGGAAGCAGTAGCAACTAAAGGATCAGAATAAGCGACTTTGCCCAGCCTGGCATCCCATGCATATGGAAGCTCTATGCCCGGCTTCACAAACAGAAGGTCGTAAGCGGAAAATTTGCCATTGCAGTGAATGCTGAGAGCACAGGCCAGTTCATTATCAAGCTTACAGTGACTTACTTTTTCAATGAACACATCATTATGACCATTTGAGGAGCTGATACCGGCTGATCTGATCAGGCCGGGCACCTTATCTTCCTCGCAGGTCATATCCACTACCAAGACAGGAGCCGCGATTACGTTTTGATTCAAGACGCAGCTAAAGGTGTGCAGGAATGCCTGTTCCTCTCCAGGTCTCACGGGAATACATACTACGTGGCGAATTTTATCATCCGCCCCGGCAGTCAGTTTCGTGCCCTTTAATGATGCTGTCATCAGCTCTTGCTCAAATTTCTGCTTTCCAATTTCAGGTTTCAGGCTGTGAACGGCTACAGATTATTTGGCAAATGGGTTGGAAGCAGCCAAAGGATTGCGAGATTTTTCAACCAGAGTCATGTTTTGCGCCTGACAATTATCTTGGCAAACCAGGCAAATCCAAGGCCGGCCAACATAGAGAAAATTTTTGGATAACATACTTTTTCCAAAAGCCTGGTACAAGCCTTCTTGACAGGTTTCTTCCCTGTTGATGCTGAAACCTTTTCTCTGGCGCTGTCCACAGCCAGCCGCAAATGACGTGCAGGATCTTCCGCTAGGTGTTTTCTGATGCGGTCCAAATAATCGGGATGGAGCTTAACCAGGGTCTCAGTGCCTTGTTTTTGGAGGTGCTCTTTGGATTCTGAAAAGCTTGCTCCACCTGTATGATAGACAAAGGTATCTCCGCAGAGGACATGGCGCCAGCCTGCTTTGGCCGCCTTCATACAAAAATCATTCTCCTCACCGTAGCCCGGCCCGAAGCTTTTTTCATCAAAAAGGCCCAACTGATCCAGGCACCGGCGTTTAATATACATACAAAATCCTACTGCAGTAGGAATATCAACTATGGCCCCGGAGTTTGTGTCACTGAACAGCCTGTCAAGCGACCTGACATCCCATCCCTGGGGCAGGCTATTTTCCCGGCAGAAAACAGGGTAACTGCATATTGTGGCATTGTTGGAAAAAGGCGTAACCGTACCGATTTCCGGATCGGACAGCGCGCATCCCCGAATGCGGTCCAGCCAGTCGTTGGCCACTTCTGTGTCACTATTTAACAGCACGACATCCCTGTCCGGGTGTAATGTCATGCCGCGGTTTACTGAGGCTGCAAAGCCGATGTTATTCTTGTTGCGGAGCAGAGTGATGGACCCGTCCTCTGCAAGATGCTCAAGAAAGGCCTTCATGGCCCGCTCAGGGCTGGCATCGTCAATTACAATAAGCTCAAAGGGTGTCTTCTGGGGATTTGAAAGTACACTATCCAGGCATTGCCGTGTCTCATGTAAACCCCCGTACACCGGGATGATAATGTCCACAACCCCCATGCCTGCGGCCCGCCCGCCCGGGTTAATACTCAGCTTGTCCGGATCGGATGATGATGGCTCAGGAGCAGCATTTTTTTCTTGCTTGATACCTGTGCCATTACCTTTTACCCGTATTGTGTCTCCGGCCCTGGCAGTAACAATGTACTGGTAGACATCACTGTCTGGTAGCGTCATGAGTTTCTCTCGCAGCACGGGATCAGCCTGTTCAACGATTGAAGCAAATTCACTCATATCGAAGGGCAGGTGCACCGTGTCTACTTCCACAACAGTATATGATAGCGCCTGCAGGAGATCTAAGAAGCTGGTTTTTGTGAAAAAACGTAGATGAGTGCGGTCAAGCAGCCCTTCATCACGATAGGAAAATCCACCGCTTATCAGCTCCAATATGAGCCCTGCATAAGCGATATTAGGAATAGATACCAGCACATTACCGTTTCTGTTCAACAAATCAGGAAGCTGCTTGAGCACATAAGCCGGATCGCGAAGGTGTTCCAGCACATCCGCACAGACAACATGATCATACGATCTCTTGGGGAAATGTTCCGATAAGCAGACCTGCTCAAGGTCACCTACCAGTAACTTGCGGCACCATGGCTTGGCTTCCTCTGCCA of Deltaproteobacteria bacterium contains these proteins:
- a CDS encoding methionyl-tRNA formyltransferase, which encodes MNSYRIVFMGTPEFAVPALKALIEGPNRVVAAVTRPDRPRGRGRKLSPSPIKVLAERAGIAVLQPEETRSPEFLNQVRDLAPDLLVVAAYGLILPQELLDIPRIMPVNVHGSLLPRYRGAAPIQWAIIQGDTETGVTIMEMDAGMDTGPILLQETLTIGPEETFGELYERMAELGAGLLVQALEELHKGTLKPRPQPEEDASYAPPIKPEMARLDWSQPAMRISCMVRALDPRPGAYTLWNGQRLRLYRPFVVDMEAGDMEPGTVCRAGEDGVVITAGKGCLGIRELQWPGKRRMPCAEFLRGRPVPVGARFES
- a CDS encoding prevent-host-death protein — its product is MSLAQWSLQNAKNKFSAVVEAAKQGKPQVVTERGVPAVVVISFEDFAKFRHAEKMAVPSFNEHLLNMPTDEGEFERSEVFLREVAL
- a CDS encoding VapC toxin family PIN domain ribonuclease, giving the protein MSFLVDTVVLSELREKNRDRSVVRWFKDALAYDLFLSVVTIGEVEKGISNHRKKNPAFARKLEDWLSNIFLYYSDRILPVDINIARRWGRLSEELGHSGADLLIAATALEHGLTVVKQNTRHFEPTGALVLNPWLTD